The Microbacterium sp. KUDC0406 genome includes a window with the following:
- a CDS encoding DegT/DnrJ/EryC1/StrS family aminotransferase, translating to MTVPFLDLAAQQAEIIDEVLPVWQQQLSTAGFIGGPQVEAFEREYAAYIGVDHVIGVSNGTDALELAYRAAGVTAGDEVVMPANTFIATAEAVSRIGAVPVFVDVDDEYLLMDPDAVEAAITPRTRAIVPVHLFGQTAPLERIVPIAQKHDLVLIEDAAQAQGASSTVGRAGAIGRIAATSFYPGKNLGAAGDAGAVMTDDADAAALIRNLSAHGSSIKYVHDHIGMNARLDAVQATVLRAKLRRLDGWNAARRAAADRYADLLGGIEGVRLPTVRPGNEDVWHLYVVRVDDRDRVLGEMASAGIGVGIHYPTIVPRTEAYAGLGHRPGEFPVAEAAAGRILSLPMFPHLVEEQQMRVTAALRAAVRRAE from the coding sequence ATGACCGTGCCGTTCCTGGATCTGGCCGCACAGCAGGCGGAGATCATCGATGAGGTCCTGCCCGTCTGGCAGCAGCAGCTCTCCACCGCCGGCTTCATCGGTGGCCCGCAGGTCGAGGCGTTCGAGCGGGAGTATGCCGCGTACATCGGCGTCGACCACGTCATCGGCGTCTCGAACGGCACCGATGCCCTCGAACTCGCCTACCGCGCCGCGGGAGTCACCGCCGGCGACGAGGTCGTCATGCCCGCGAACACGTTCATTGCGACTGCCGAAGCGGTCTCGCGCATCGGCGCCGTTCCGGTCTTCGTCGATGTCGACGACGAGTATCTGCTGATGGATCCCGATGCCGTGGAAGCCGCGATCACGCCGCGCACGCGTGCGATCGTGCCCGTCCACCTGTTCGGCCAGACCGCGCCGCTCGAGCGCATCGTTCCGATCGCGCAGAAGCACGACCTCGTCCTGATCGAGGATGCCGCGCAGGCGCAGGGTGCGTCGTCGACGGTCGGCCGCGCCGGAGCGATCGGTCGCATCGCGGCGACGAGCTTCTACCCGGGCAAGAACCTCGGTGCCGCCGGCGATGCGGGTGCCGTGATGACCGACGATGCCGACGCTGCCGCGCTGATCCGCAACCTCTCCGCGCATGGCAGCTCGATCAAGTACGTGCACGACCACATCGGCATGAACGCCAGGCTCGATGCCGTGCAGGCCACCGTGCTGCGCGCGAAGCTGCGCCGTCTGGACGGCTGGAACGCCGCTCGCCGCGCTGCGGCTGATCGCTACGCCGACCTGCTGGGCGGGATCGAGGGCGTGCGGCTGCCGACCGTGCGGCCCGGAAACGAAGACGTCTGGCACCTCTATGTCGTGCGGGTGGACGACCGCGACCGGGTGCTGGGCGAGATGGCCTCCGCGGGGATCGGCGTGGGCATCCACTATCCGACGATCGTGCCCCGTACAGAGGCATACGCCGGGCTCGGACACCGACCGGGCGAGTTCCCGGTCGCCGAAGCCGCGGCCGGGCGCATCCTGTCGCTGCCGATGTTCCCGCACCTGGTGGAGGAGCAGCAGATGAGGGTGACCGCGGCGCTGCGCGCTGCGGTCCGGCGCGCGGAATAG
- a CDS encoding NeuD/PglB/VioB family sugar acetyltransferase gives MTGILDDDTARHGNDVAGVPVLGGLELAAKRDEQLLVCVGPSAARRQIVRRLAEAGIGDDRYGVFVARSARIGATSEVGPGSILLDSVVVTADAKIGRHVVVMPNSTITHDDVLEDFSTLAAGVSLGGSVRIREAAYIGMNASVRQGVAVGADATIGMGAAVLTDVPEHETWAGVPARFLGENR, from the coding sequence GTGACCGGCATCCTCGACGACGACACAGCGCGGCACGGCAACGACGTCGCCGGCGTGCCTGTGCTGGGCGGGCTGGAGCTCGCTGCGAAGCGCGACGAACAGCTTCTCGTGTGCGTCGGACCCAGCGCAGCACGGCGCCAGATCGTGCGACGGCTGGCCGAGGCCGGCATCGGTGACGACCGCTACGGTGTCTTCGTCGCTCGGTCGGCCCGGATCGGCGCGACGAGTGAAGTCGGCCCTGGAAGCATTCTGCTCGATTCCGTCGTCGTCACGGCTGATGCGAAGATCGGCCGCCATGTCGTGGTGATGCCGAACAGCACCATCACCCACGACGACGTGCTGGAGGACTTCAGCACCCTGGCGGCCGGGGTATCGCTCGGTGGTTCCGTGCGCATACGTGAGGCGGCATACATCGGCATGAACGCTTCGGTCCGGCAAGGGGTGGCCGTAGGGGCAGATGCCACGATCGGTATGGGAGCCGCCGTGCTCACTGACGTGCCGGAACACGAGACCTGGGCCGGCGTGCCCGCACGATTCCTTGGGGAGAACCGATGA
- a CDS encoding glycosyltransferase family 4 protein, producing MTLRRIGARMPEWAKRLVRRLAPAPTSIEGIEGWDLTLLGDDVPLDLNLLRPLTAGTDAEAQSLLKAPIPVMHTTRPLRCLLVADSLDQGGVDEFVPFLARGLRRRGAHVEVLVANPSPDVGIGRLGRELRADGIETRHLDEDEGGRWIREWQPDVVSCHGAFLWPLAVARGIGARTAVTLHGVHNVMGLSADELLVRSHDVDAYITVSALVREDYLARNAQFPPERIHVIANPVDPARALPYDRRACREALGLKDEFLFLSLARHSLQKNSYALVDAFGDVAKEVPGAHLLVCGRVDDPSYAQQIVALRDRLGLRDRVHLRDGTPHSTALLWAADALVLDSFFEGWSLASSEALGTGLPVILSDVGGAREQLDGGPSRGLLVSNPLGDPRGITWSEIAQARFRKQINRTELVEAMRSVASGDVVFADRPEIATYAHEQFSAAACIDEYIALLTELRE from the coding sequence ATGACCCTCCGACGTATCGGCGCACGCATGCCGGAGTGGGCGAAACGACTCGTCCGACGTCTTGCACCGGCGCCGACCTCGATCGAGGGCATCGAGGGCTGGGATCTCACTCTGCTCGGAGACGACGTGCCGCTCGATCTGAATCTGCTGCGTCCTCTCACTGCGGGCACCGATGCGGAAGCACAATCGCTGCTGAAGGCACCGATCCCCGTGATGCACACGACTCGGCCGTTGCGGTGCTTGCTCGTCGCCGACTCGCTGGATCAGGGCGGCGTGGACGAGTTCGTGCCGTTCCTCGCCCGTGGTCTGCGCAGAAGGGGCGCTCACGTCGAGGTGCTCGTCGCCAATCCGAGTCCCGACGTCGGCATCGGCAGGCTCGGACGCGAACTTCGGGCAGACGGCATCGAAACGCGGCACCTCGACGAAGATGAGGGCGGTCGCTGGATCCGCGAGTGGCAGCCCGACGTCGTCAGCTGCCACGGCGCGTTCCTCTGGCCCCTTGCGGTTGCACGTGGCATCGGTGCACGAACGGCCGTGACCCTGCACGGCGTGCACAACGTGATGGGGCTGAGCGCCGACGAACTCCTGGTCCGCAGCCACGATGTCGATGCGTACATCACGGTGAGCGCTCTCGTCCGAGAGGACTATCTCGCGAGGAACGCGCAGTTCCCGCCGGAACGCATCCATGTCATCGCCAACCCGGTGGACCCCGCGCGTGCCCTCCCGTACGATCGACGGGCTTGTCGCGAGGCCCTGGGGCTGAAGGATGAGTTCCTCTTCCTGTCGCTCGCTCGTCATTCTCTTCAGAAGAACAGCTATGCCCTTGTCGATGCGTTCGGCGATGTCGCGAAGGAGGTCCCCGGTGCACACCTGCTTGTCTGCGGCAGGGTGGACGACCCCTCGTACGCTCAGCAGATCGTCGCACTCCGAGACCGCCTCGGCCTACGCGACCGTGTTCACCTCCGTGATGGCACTCCGCATTCCACTGCCCTGCTCTGGGCCGCCGATGCCCTCGTGCTCGACTCGTTCTTCGAGGGCTGGTCCCTGGCGTCTTCGGAGGCCCTCGGAACGGGTCTTCCCGTCATCCTGAGCGACGTCGGCGGGGCGCGCGAGCAGCTGGACGGAGGCCCCTCCCGTGGCCTGCTCGTCAGCAACCCCCTCGGGGATCCGCGCGGGATCACCTGGAGCGAGATCGCTCAGGCTCGGTTCCGAAAGCAGATCAATCGCACCGAACTGGTCGAGGCGATGCGCTCGGTGGCGTCAGGCGACGTGGTCTTCGCGGACCGTCCCGAGATCGCGACGTACGCGCACGAGCAGTTCAGTGCGGCCGCGTGCATCGATGAGTACATCGCACTGCTCACGGAACTGCGCGAATAG
- a CDS encoding Gfo/Idh/MocA family protein: MRVGVVGAGYWGPNLARNFAISPDWELAVICDLDAERAQSVADRVGGVPISTSLDEVLADPTIDAIAVATPARTHHPVVMAALAAGKHVTVEKPLADEGGRGAEMVDTARANGLVLMADHTYCYTPAVLKIRELIAAGELGDILFVDSVRINLGLIQPDVDVFWDLAPHDLSIIDFILPGGLDAATVAAHGADPLHTGKSCVGYLTLPLAGGAIAHIHVNWLSPTKIRQMVIGGTKRTLVWDDLNPQQRLSVYDRGVDLAEQSKATTSDARAANISYRLGDTWSPALPEKEALSNMTAEFASAIREKRQARTDGASGLRVLSILEAARGSLQNAGAPYPVDITHEMVLS, from the coding sequence ATGCGCGTCGGCGTTGTCGGCGCAGGTTACTGGGGACCGAATCTGGCGAGGAACTTCGCCATCAGCCCGGACTGGGAACTCGCGGTCATCTGCGATCTCGACGCAGAACGGGCGCAGAGCGTCGCCGATCGCGTCGGCGGGGTACCGATCTCGACGAGCCTCGACGAGGTGCTCGCCGATCCGACGATCGATGCCATTGCAGTGGCGACCCCGGCGCGGACGCATCATCCGGTCGTGATGGCGGCGCTTGCCGCGGGCAAGCACGTCACGGTCGAGAAGCCGCTCGCCGACGAGGGCGGGCGCGGCGCGGAGATGGTCGATACCGCCAGGGCGAACGGCCTGGTGCTGATGGCCGATCACACCTATTGCTACACGCCGGCCGTGCTGAAGATCCGTGAGCTGATCGCCGCGGGTGAGCTCGGTGACATCCTGTTCGTCGACAGCGTGCGTATCAACCTGGGGCTCATCCAGCCCGACGTCGACGTGTTCTGGGATCTCGCTCCGCACGATCTGTCGATCATCGACTTCATCCTTCCGGGCGGGCTGGACGCCGCGACCGTTGCTGCGCACGGTGCCGATCCGTTGCACACGGGCAAGTCGTGCGTCGGCTACCTGACGCTGCCTCTCGCCGGTGGCGCGATCGCGCACATCCACGTGAACTGGCTGAGCCCCACCAAGATCCGCCAGATGGTGATCGGCGGCACCAAGCGCACTCTGGTCTGGGATGACCTGAACCCGCAGCAGCGTCTGAGCGTGTACGACCGCGGCGTCGACCTCGCCGAGCAGTCGAAGGCCACCACCAGCGACGCCCGCGCCGCGAACATCTCCTACCGGCTCGGCGACACCTGGTCGCCGGCGCTGCCCGAGAAGGAGGCGCTGTCGAACATGACCGCCGAGTTCGCGTCCGCGATCCGCGAGAAGCGTCAGGCGCGCACCGATGGAGCATCCGGGCTCAGGGTGCTGTCGATCCTCGAAGCCGCCCGCGGCAGCCTGCAGAACGCCGGCGCCCCCTACCCTGTAGACATCACTCACGAAATGGTCCTGTCATGA
- a CDS encoding oligosaccharide flippase family protein, which yields MSDEEAVEHTASVGQRTAAGVIWLTVQKWITRLSGFATIAILTRLIAPAEFGTVAAASTLLPFFYLLSDFGFATYIVQAGNVTRRTTSTGFWFSIVVGVVLSGLLALSAPVAGVMFGSDDVVPVVRALAIVIPLVALASVPTALLRRRMQFKALAAQGAAAAVIAQVVAVVMAFAGFGVWALVGQTLCNQIVVAAAALWVARWRRTGHSPGRSSAGCSDSARRCSPSNSWPWCELLRRRRSSLTVSV from the coding sequence GTGAGTGACGAGGAGGCAGTGGAGCACACCGCGTCTGTCGGGCAGCGCACCGCGGCCGGGGTGATCTGGCTGACCGTGCAGAAGTGGATCACCAGGCTCTCGGGTTTCGCGACCATCGCGATCCTCACTCGCCTGATCGCGCCCGCAGAGTTCGGAACCGTTGCGGCCGCATCGACGCTGCTGCCCTTCTTCTATCTGCTCAGCGACTTCGGCTTCGCAACATACATCGTGCAGGCCGGCAATGTGACTCGACGCACGACCAGCACCGGATTCTGGTTCTCGATCGTCGTGGGAGTCGTTCTGTCGGGGCTTCTGGCGCTGTCCGCGCCGGTGGCGGGGGTCATGTTCGGTTCGGACGACGTCGTACCGGTGGTCCGGGCTCTGGCGATCGTCATCCCGCTGGTGGCGCTCGCATCGGTTCCGACCGCCCTTCTCCGGCGGCGGATGCAGTTCAAGGCGCTGGCTGCACAGGGCGCTGCCGCCGCGGTGATCGCCCAAGTCGTCGCGGTGGTCATGGCCTTCGCCGGATTCGGTGTCTGGGCGCTGGTGGGGCAGACGCTCTGCAATCAGATCGTCGTCGCCGCTGCCGCACTGTGGGTGGCGAGATGGCGCCGAACTGGACATTCTCCTGGTCGGAGTTCGGCAGGATGTTCCGATTCGGCACGCAGGTGCTCGCCGTCGAACTCGTGGCCCTGGTGCGAGCTGCTGCGGAGGCGGCGATCATCTCTCACGGTCTCGGTCTGA
- a CDS encoding oligosaccharide flippase family protein, with translation MLAVELVALVRAAAEAAIISHGLGLTAYGYLTVAQRLVQAVQELTGSALAPVTTVAFAKWRADSERLTRSYVRALGVIYAMMTPTLLLLAVAAPLIVPIVFGPGWEQSFFPTQILALAGIAVMGASLDLGLFYGVGKPGVWLIYAVIVDAATVGTTLVMVPHGLPAVVLGFLGVAVGATMVRQFLVARLLGVRVRETLRPIPMLLTSVIVVGAAGLGTMALLEPFTPLLCIVFVGIVMIGMQVLVLRVTARSVLNDIRSQVTRLLRRHAKA, from the coding sequence GTGCTCGCCGTCGAACTCGTGGCCCTGGTGCGAGCTGCTGCGGAGGCGGCGATCATCTCTCACGGTCTCGGTCTGACTGCGTATGGTTATCTGACGGTGGCGCAGCGTCTCGTTCAGGCGGTTCAGGAACTCACCGGGTCCGCGCTGGCACCGGTGACCACCGTTGCATTCGCGAAGTGGCGCGCTGACTCCGAACGACTCACCAGATCGTACGTCCGTGCCCTCGGCGTCATCTACGCGATGATGACGCCGACACTGCTCCTTCTCGCAGTAGCGGCGCCGCTGATCGTACCTATCGTCTTCGGACCAGGGTGGGAGCAGAGCTTCTTCCCGACTCAGATTCTCGCTCTGGCGGGCATAGCGGTCATGGGAGCGAGTCTGGATCTGGGCCTGTTCTATGGAGTCGGGAAACCGGGGGTCTGGCTGATCTATGCGGTGATAGTCGACGCGGCCACCGTTGGAACCACTCTCGTGATGGTCCCGCATGGCCTGCCCGCTGTCGTGCTGGGCTTCCTCGGAGTCGCGGTCGGCGCGACGATGGTCCGGCAGTTCCTGGTGGCGAGGCTGCTCGGCGTCCGCGTGAGGGAGACGCTCCGTCCGATACCGATGCTGCTGACCTCCGTCATCGTCGTGGGCGCAGCCGGGTTGGGAACCATGGCACTGCTCGAGCCCTTCACGCCGCTGCTCTGCATCGTCTTCGTCGGGATCGTGATGATCGGAATGCAGGTCCTGGTGCTGCGTGTGACCGCGCGAAGCGTGCTGAATGATATCCGGAGCCAGGTCACTCGGCTTCTTCGGCGTCACGCCAAGGCGTGA
- a CDS encoding glycosyltransferase family 4 protein has product MTSVLVQMNRLGLGGTEINAIQFAAGVREFGYESHLYGPSDTVPDGPSAIDVAREYGIEIKTFERPSTAVAAARTMNDLAREVSADIVHVYGQDAVRGAYLGPCAFGRRPLVITAYEMAVNPTTLAGAPLIVGTRYLEEDHAARAGRTTLISPPIDTARDRPDVAARHRFRASVEFTEDTVVIGWVGRLDEGMKSPALRALIAAVDVLASEGRDVVLAIVGTGDAETDLRSLGAEVDTRHARRIIRFLGPVSDPHEAYAGADVSVGMGSSAGRALAHATPLVAVGERGWSAPFTETGADAIFRNSFWSDELVSNPVALLASHLRLLVDDPSTRARRAVFGREFALDHLSLPRMTERLADVYRDAGRAYGMRGWMVDVDLEIYAIREIVRTSILHRPPREGAGEYRFPAAAVPRLRARAAENGAP; this is encoded by the coding sequence ATGACCAGTGTGCTCGTGCAGATGAATCGCCTCGGACTGGGTGGCACTGAGATCAACGCGATCCAATTCGCCGCGGGCGTGCGTGAGTTCGGTTACGAATCGCACCTGTACGGCCCATCTGACACCGTTCCAGATGGGCCGTCAGCCATCGATGTCGCGCGAGAGTACGGCATTGAGATCAAGACCTTCGAGCGGCCGTCGACCGCTGTCGCCGCGGCGCGCACCATGAATGACCTTGCGCGCGAGGTGTCGGCCGATATCGTGCATGTCTACGGCCAGGATGCCGTTCGGGGAGCGTATCTGGGCCCCTGCGCATTCGGGCGCCGGCCCCTTGTCATCACTGCATACGAGATGGCGGTCAATCCGACCACACTTGCGGGGGCGCCGCTCATCGTAGGCACGCGGTATCTCGAGGAGGATCACGCGGCACGCGCGGGGCGGACGACTTTGATCAGTCCGCCGATCGACACGGCGCGGGATCGGCCCGACGTCGCGGCGAGACATCGCTTCCGCGCGTCGGTGGAGTTCACGGAGGACACGGTGGTCATCGGGTGGGTCGGCCGGCTCGACGAGGGGATGAAGTCGCCGGCGCTGCGCGCCTTGATCGCGGCAGTCGACGTACTCGCCAGCGAGGGCAGAGACGTGGTGCTCGCCATCGTCGGCACCGGCGATGCCGAAACGGACCTCCGTTCACTGGGGGCAGAAGTCGACACGCGGCACGCACGACGTATCATCCGGTTCCTGGGGCCCGTATCGGACCCGCACGAGGCGTATGCCGGGGCCGACGTCTCGGTCGGTATGGGCTCGTCAGCGGGCCGCGCCCTGGCGCACGCCACACCCCTGGTCGCGGTCGGGGAACGCGGCTGGTCCGCGCCGTTCACGGAAACCGGAGCCGATGCGATCTTCCGCAACAGCTTCTGGAGCGACGAGCTGGTCTCGAACCCGGTCGCGCTGCTCGCTTCTCACCTGCGTCTGCTCGTGGACGATCCCTCCACGCGGGCCCGCCGGGCAGTGTTCGGGCGGGAGTTCGCACTCGACCACCTCAGCCTTCCACGAATGACCGAGCGGCTCGCAGATGTCTACCGCGATGCCGGTCGAGCCTACGGAATGCGCGGGTGGATGGTGGACGTGGACCTGGAGATCTACGCGATCCGCGAGATCGTGCGGACATCCATTCTGCACCGACCTCCGCGTGAGGGCGCGGGCGAGTACCGCTTTCCGGCCGCTGCGGTTCCCCGTCTTCGCGCTCGAGCGGCAGAGAACGGAGCGCCGTGA